A single window of Colletes latitarsis isolate SP2378_abdomen chromosome 6, iyColLati1, whole genome shotgun sequence DNA harbors:
- the LOC143342763 gene encoding uncharacterized protein LOC143342763 isoform X1: protein MAEKCKECGCKCANCTRNNQQHNDMHLHVEIENLRQHLMERDNHIATMETQFLNEADKFPNGELASMKEELLIWQEKYSRLHDAHKRIQKVNQNLEDKLLRIVDKCETEKSAFTKDIATLSHRLADANYTIHRLTQDNENYRNDVNLAIQLLHCKPSNFVGQKYDSLPTEVQAKVRTYVAQKKRTNDAPPDVKSITVPISTFPPTAMVYNVTKPALDKLSDDDSDDSKPPVDVVSAAIMAKVLEDREKERIFSKHCDTCTCHRSILMVDAETQTNVQDVFSCNDCALKYAQNVEKYSDNMKNTDTTCQNKESQHSMLHITYHEVNENVSNNKMQYQSNCTKTTSSHNLCTKDKFVSRNGNVVESVKEDGRVNPNTKASLNKKNSLRRSDLQIQSVFQNQSANATKQIMPQKISNMCTNNKMNSDKGKQVKPYKKCESQIDSTFNSSHWKNLEKKSSSHSHIVPENSNSYFDGKEQSPIDIINDRLWKNEWTKLKSQTNKDSKNINKVYSDIEIDIINDRVWKNDKSTEEIHLPAQLTLIEVKNIDNNSNQNDPRQMEVATSPSFSSDSIVISTSDPSSSSSDVVQSLSGTNLHNVVNSKPSNQNRITGPRNCLVRVTPGSKNILLDNAGHYKTVLYTSGSNKQSTGLIQSKELSRSGSERSISTSSEESSPILLHDNNQLQRVAEWVQSSVHMDNSVSGYTKLKPNENITNKRSLLYSNESQTKSKPFEDAARLHENTQEKKCENLVVNVHDLDEENLNNDVNNFSANVNNVEPDKEKDLISFDISNEEEKDVSKASNKMDNADFNYEVKITKEMEETYLKLAASLDHATLNLPRTDSADLTIEKYRKDHKRLQRSLEKAGSKM from the exons ATGGCTGAAAAATGTAAG GAATGTGGGTGTAAATGTGCAAACTGCACTCGTAATAATCAACAGCATAATGACATGCATTTACATGTAGAAATAGAAAATTTGCGCCAACATCTAATGGAAAGGGATAATCATATTGCTACAATGGAGACACAATTCCTAAATGAGGCTGATAAGTTTCCAAACGGAGAATTGGCTTCGATGAAGGAAGAACTTTTAATATGGCAGGAAAAATATTCAAGATTACACGATGCTCACAAACGTATTCAGAAAGTAAATCAAAATCTGGAGGATAAATTATTGAGGATCGTAGATAAATGCGAAACAGAGAAAAGTGCATTTACCAAGGATATTGCAACTTTATCTCACAGATTGGCTGATGCGAATTACACTATACATCGTTTAACGCAAGACaat gAAAATTACAGAAATGATGTGAATTTGGCGATACAACTTCTTCACTGTAAACCTTCCAATTTTGTTGGTCAAAAATATGATTCT TTACCTACTGAAGTACAGGCTAAAGTTAGAACATATGTTGCACAAAAAAAACGTACGAATGATGCTCCTCCCGATGTCAAAAGTATTACAGTACCAATTTCAACGTTTCCACCAACAGCTATGGTGTATAATGTAACTAAGCCTGCACTTGACAAACTTAGCGACGATGATAGCGATGATTCTAAGCCACCGGTAGACGTTGTCTCTGCCGCAATAATGGCCAAAGTGTTAGAAGACCGAGAAAAAGAACGAATATTTTCAAAGCATTGTGATACATGTACTTGTCATAGGAGCATTTTGATGGTTGATGCTGAAACTCAAACAAACGTGCAAGACGTCTTTTCTTGTAACGATTGTGCTTTGAAATATGCGCAAAATGTAGAGAAATATTCAGATAACATGAAAAATACCGACACAACTTGCCAAAATAAGGAAAGTCAACACTCTATGTTACACATAACTTATCACGAGGTAAATGAAAATGTTAGTAATAATAAAATGCAATATCAGAGCAATTGTACAAAGACTACTAGCAGTCATAATTTATGCACAAAAGATAAGTTTGTAAGTAGAAATGGTAATGTTGTAGAAAGTGTAAAGGAAGATGGTCGTGTAAATCCCAATACAAAGGCtagtttaaataaaaagaaCTCGTTGCGTCGTAGTGATTTGCAAATTCAAAGCGTGTTTCAAAATCAGAGCGCAAACGCGACGAAACAGATAATGCCTCAAAAGATAAGTAATATGTGTACTAATAACAAAATGAATTCTGACAAGGGAAAACAGGTGAAACCGTATAAAAAATGCGAATCACAAATCGATAGTACATTCAATTCAAGTCATTGGAAAAACTTAGAAAAGAAATCCTCTAGCCATAGTCATATAGTTCCTGAAAATTCCAACAGttatttcgatggaaaagagcaAAGTCCCATTGACATCATTAATGATAGATTGTGGAAAAATGaatggacgaaattaaaatcacAAACTAATAAGGACagtaaaaatataaacaaagtcTATAGCGATATAGAAATTGATATTATTAACGACAGAGTTTGGAAGAATGATAAGTCAACGGAGGAAATCCATCTGCCAGCACAGTTAACTTTAATAGAAGTGAAAAACATAGATAACAATTCAAACCAAAATGATCCTAGACAAATGGAAGTTGCCACTAGTCCAAGTTTTAGTAGCGATAGTATAGTAATTTCAACTTCCGATCCCTCTAGCAGCTCTAGCGACGTTGTTCAGTCTCTTAGCGGAACGAATTTGCACAACGTCGTTAATTCAAAACCCAGTAACCAAAATCGAATAACTGGTCCAAGAAATTGTCTTGTGAGAGTCACACCGGGATCAAAAAATATTCTTCTAGATAATGCTGGACATTATAAAACTGTATTATACACTAGTGGAAGTAACAAACAAAGTACTGGTTTAATACAGTCGAAAGAATTATCTCGATCCGGATCAGAAAGATCAATTTCAACCAGTAGCGAGGAAAGCTCTCCGATTTTGCTACATGACAATAATCAATTACAAAGAGTAGCTGAATGGGTTCAGTCATCTGTACACATGGACAATTCTGTGTCAGGTTACACGAAATTGAAGCCTAACGAAAACATAACGAACAAGAGATCGTTATTGTATTCAAACGAGTCGCAAACAAAGTCCAAACCGTTCGAAGACGCTGCGAGGTTACATGAAAATACTCAAGAGAAAAAGTGCGAAAATTTAGTAGTAAACGTTCACGATCTCGACGaggaaaatttaaataatgatgtaaataatttttcagcaAATGTAAATAATGTTGAGCCAGACAAAGAAAAAGATTTAATATCTTTCGACATTTCAAACGAGGAGGAGAAGGACGTGTCCAAAGCTTCCAACAAAATGGATAACGCAGATTTTAATTATGAAGTTAAAATCACTAAAGAAATGGAAGAAACTTACCTAAAACTAGCCGCAAGTTTAGACCATGCCACGTTAAACTTACCACGTACAGATAGTGCAGATTTAACAATTGAAAAGTATAGAAAAGATCATAAAAGACTTCAAAGGAGCCTCGAGAAGGCGGGATCAAAAATGTAA
- the Ak6 gene encoding adenylate kinase isoenzyme 6 translates to MNRNSPNILITGTPGVGKSLMSRLLSEMTGLEWIDVSKFAIENKCLEEYDEIYQCPILDEDKLLDQMESLMCEGGKIVDYHGADFFPERWFDIVFVLRTDNTILYDRLIERGYTGKKLEDNIDCEIFQTILEEAKSAYREEIVHELASNNLNQARENVNRMCQWIEQWEIDNQQE, encoded by the exons ATGAATAGAAATTCTCCGAACATTTTAATAACAG GTACACCTGGTGTTGGAAAAAGTTTAATGTCTCGTCTTTTATCAGAAATGACAGGGTTAGAATGGATTGATGTTAGTAAATTTGCTATTGAGAACAAATGTTTAGAAGAATATGATGAAATATATCAATGTCCTATTTTAGATGAAGATAAG TTATTGGACCAAATGGAAAGTCTTATGTGTGAAGGTGGAAAAATTGTTGATTACCATGGAGCTGACTTTTTTCCAGAGAGATGGTTTGACATTGTGTTTGTGTTGAGGACTGATAATACAATTTTATATGATCGTTTAATAGAACGAGGTTATACAGGAAAAAAGTTAGAAGACAATATAGattgtgaaatatttcaaaCTATCCTTGAAGAGGCAAAGTCAGCTTACAGAGAAGAAATAGTTCATGAATTAGCAAGTAATAATTTaaatcaagccagagaaaatgtAAATAGAATGTGCCAATGGATTGAACAATGGGAAATAGATAATCAACAGGAATAA
- the Hsc20 gene encoding iron-sulfur cluster co-chaperone protein HscB-like protein, mitochondrial isoform X1 yields MYMRRAVSKFMKNCNVSYFNLIQQQRNFHSYRAEKYNFPSLNLTNISQYSSDSPLKCWNCNFTYKSDLFCSKCKTLQKPPENLTYFEIMGIPKSYDVMETDIRRKYKELQKLLHPDKFSNKSEKEKQLSENLSSLVNNAYSTLSHPLKRGLYMLKLNNRTIPEETDNINAEFLMEIMEKNEEIDDAFNDHEKIKKLMEENEVVLNNLSMEIADAFRENDVIKAETLLIRMKYYDSIHTRLKNLKHDLGIIE; encoded by the exons ATGTATATGAGAAGAGCGGTTTCTAAATTTATGAAGAATTGCAACGTTTCGTATTTCAATTTAATACAGCAACAACGAAATTTTCATTCGTATCGTGCAGAAAAATATAACTTCCCTTCGTTAAATTTAACGAATATATCACAATACTCGAGTGACAGTCCGTTAAAATGTTGGAATTGTAATTTTACGTATAAATCTGATCTATTTTGCTCTAAGTGTAAAACTTTACAAAAACCACCCGAAAATTTAACTTATTTCGAAATAATGGGTATTCCGAAAAGTTACGATGTAATGGAGACAGACATTCGAAGAAAATATAAAGAacttcaaaaattattgcatCCTGATAAATTTAGTAATAAATCAGAG AAAGAAAAGCAACTATCTGAAAATTTATCATCACTGGTAAATAATGCTTATAGTACATTGTCACATCCATTAAAAAGAGGGCTATATATGTTGAAATTAAATAACAGAACAATACCAGAGGAAACAGATAATATAAATGCAGAgtttttaatggaaattatgGAAAAAAATGAGGAAATAGATGATGCATTTAATGAtcacgaaaaaataaaaaaattgatggaagaAAATGAAGTAGTGTTAAATAATTTGTCAAT GGAAATTGCAGATGCATTTCGGGAAAATGATGTCATAAAAGCAGAAACTCTTCTTATACGAATGAAGTATTATGATAGTATACATACTAGATTAAAAAACTTAAAACATGATTTAGGTATAATAGaatga
- the LOC143343085 gene encoding uncharacterized protein LOC143343085 → MRNEITAAVLFLVQLIEKNEKFSPDQLECFKRRLVELLTERFKNHWFPDKPFKGQGYRCIRVNGHNRRDATLESAATAAGVKYEDLSLPVELTLWVDPNEVCCRFGESKGSYCTLASFDDKENTVPIFHGSEERENKQSEGLTKIQKSPLTTNAEQKSKPLSSANQNQQHSNNSTGRRRNLNSPRLHINRNRSWFGPSFSMGYGPHPISQPWYNIMPPHFLGGPSPPPFIGHRGNKWIHPPSYPTGPARFHHWSPKAALKV, encoded by the exons ATGCGCAACGAAATCACTGCAGCAGTACTATTCTTAGTACAGCTGatagaaaaaaacgaaaaatttaGTCCTGATCAACTGGAATGTTTTAAACGACGTTTGGTCGAATTATTGACAGAACGTTTTAAAAATCATTGGTTTCCTGACAAACCATTCAAAGGTCAAGGTTATCGTTGTATTCGTGTAAATGGTCACAATCGGAGGGATGCAACTTTGGAGAGTGCTGCTACTGCTGCTGGAGTTAAATATGAAGATTTGTCGTTACCAGTAGAATTAACACTCTGGGTCGATCCTAACGAAGTTTGCTGTCGATTTGGGGAAAGTAAGGGGTCCTATTGCACATTGGCATCATTTGACGATAAAGAAAATACTGTACCAATTTTCCATGGAagtgaagaacgtgaaaataAACAATCTGAGGGGCTGACTAAGATACag AAATCCCCTTTGACCACCAATGCAGAACAAAAATCAAAACCATTAAGCTCTGCTAATCAAAATCAACAGCATAGTAATAATAGTACAGGTAGGAGACGCAATTTGAATAGCCCTAGGCTACACATTAATAGAAATCGTTCGTGGTTCGGTCCCTCCTTCAGTATGGGTTATGGTCCTCATCCAATAAGTCAACCGTGGTATAACATTATGCCTCCTCACTTTTTGGGTGGTCCGTCCCCACCGCCTTTTATAGGTCACCGAGGAAATAAGTGGATTCATCCACCTTCCTACCCTACAGGACCCGCTCGTTTCCACCATTGGTCCCCTAAAGCTGCTCTTAAAGTATAA
- the LOC143342663 gene encoding dual specificity mitogen-activated protein kinase kinase 4 isoform X1, with protein MTDNRGNFSIPTNQSSSRTFNSLRLDFGSISDVQNELSDKRRQLKSSFQTQGSDMSFTNSTNSSISNSTGATACPPISFRPSLPLPLPKLPLRPRSIIPQDLPDKTRDKLRMCQSMQSTGKLQLSPNVVYDFTSEDLQDVGEIGRGGFGTVNKMIHRISDTVMAVKRIRSTVDQREQNQLLMDLEVVMKSNECPCIVQFYGALFKEGDCWICMELMDTSLDIFYKFIHEVLKERIPERILGKITVATVKALNYLKEKLRIIHRDVKPSNILLDRHGNIKLCDFGISGQLVDSIARTRDAGCRPYMAPERIDPQRARGYDVRSDVWSLGITLMEIATGYFPYPKWNSVFEQLYQVVQGDPPRLSPNENGNHFTMDFVNFVNTCLIKEETQRPKYNKLLEHPFIRKAEEDTVDVAAYISGVLDNMVLRGLTPFTTNRH; from the exons ATGACAGATAATCGAGGGAATTTCTCAATTCCAACGAATCAAA GTTCCAGCAGAACATTTAATTCTCTCCGTTTGGATTTTGGATCCATCAGTGATGTTCAAAATGAACTGTCag ACAAGCGAAGGCAACTGAAGTCCAGTTTTCAAACGCAAGGAAGCGATATGTCGTTTACTAATTCAACAAACTCTTCCATTTCCAATTCGACCGGAGCAACAGCTTGTCCACCaat ATCTTTTCGTCCAAGTTTGCCTTTACCTTTGCCGAAATTACCATTGAGACCACGTTCTATAATTCCGCAAGATCTCCCTGACAAAACAAG GGATAAACTACGAATGTGTCAGTCGATGCAAAGTACTGGAAAATTACAGTTATCGCCAAATGTGGTATACGATTTCACTAGCGAAGATCTTCAGGATGTAGGAGAAATAGGACGAGGGGGCTTTGGCACTGTAAATAAGATGATTCATAGGATAAGTGATACTGTTATGGCTGTGAAG AGAATTCGTTCTACGGTGGATCAACGGGAACAAAACCAACTACTAATGGATTTAGAAGTTGTAATGAAGTCTAATGAGTGTCCATGTATCGTGCAGTTTTATGGAGCTTTATTCAAAGAA GGTGATTGTTGGATATGTATGGAACTTATGGACACCTCATTGGATATATTTTATAAGTTTATTCATGAGGTATTAAAAGAAAGAATACCAGAACGTATTTTAGGAAAAATTACTGTCGCTACGGTAAAAGCATTGAATTACCTCAAGGAAAAGTTAAGAATAATTCATAGGGATGTAAAACCTAGTAATATTCTATTAGATCGGCACGGTAATATAAAACTTTGCGATTTTGGTATATCTGGACAATTGGTAGATTCTATTGCCCGCACACGAGACGCTGGATGCAGACCATATATGGCC CCAGAAAGGATAGACCCTCAGCGTGCAAGAGGTTATGATGTTAGAAGCGATGTCTGGTCATTAGGGATTACGTTAATGGAAATTGCAACTGGTTATTTCCCATATCCAAAGTGGAATTCAGTCTTTGAGCAGCTTTATCAAGTGGTTCAAGGTGATCCACCACGGTTATCCCCAAACGAAAATGGAAACCATTTTACTATGGATTTTGTAAACTTTGTCAATACATG TTTAATTAAAGAAGAGACGCAACGGCCAAAGTACAATAAATTGTTAGAGCATCCTTTTATCAGAAAGGCAGAAGAAGATACGGTCGACGTTGCGGCGTATATAAGTGGCGTTCTCGATAACATGGTTCTCAGGGGATTGACGCCTTTTACTACCAATCGGcattaa
- the Hsc20 gene encoding iron-sulfur cluster co-chaperone protein HscB-like protein, mitochondrial isoform X2, which produces MYMRRAVSKFMKNCNVSYFNLIQQQRNFHSYRAEKYNFPSLNLTNISQYSSDSPLKCWNCNFTYKSDLFCSKCKTLQKPPENLTYFEIMGIPKSYDVMETDIRRKYKELQKLLHPDKFSNKSEAKKQLSENLSSLVNNAYSTLSHPLKRGLYMLKLNNRTIPEETDNINAEFLMEIMEKNEEIDDAFNDHEKIKKLMEENEVVLNNLSMEIADAFRENDVIKAETLLIRMKYYDSIHTRLKNLKHDLGIIE; this is translated from the exons ATGTATATGAGAAGAGCGGTTTCTAAATTTATGAAGAATTGCAACGTTTCGTATTTCAATTTAATACAGCAACAACGAAATTTTCATTCGTATCGTGCAGAAAAATATAACTTCCCTTCGTTAAATTTAACGAATATATCACAATACTCGAGTGACAGTCCGTTAAAATGTTGGAATTGTAATTTTACGTATAAATCTGATCTATTTTGCTCTAAGTGTAAAACTTTACAAAAACCACCCGAAAATTTAACTTATTTCGAAATAATGGGTATTCCGAAAAGTTACGATGTAATGGAGACAGACATTCGAAGAAAATATAAAGAacttcaaaaattattgcatCCTGATAAATTTAGTAATAAATCAGAGGCAA AAAAGCAACTATCTGAAAATTTATCATCACTGGTAAATAATGCTTATAGTACATTGTCACATCCATTAAAAAGAGGGCTATATATGTTGAAATTAAATAACAGAACAATACCAGAGGAAACAGATAATATAAATGCAGAgtttttaatggaaattatgGAAAAAAATGAGGAAATAGATGATGCATTTAATGAtcacgaaaaaataaaaaaattgatggaagaAAATGAAGTAGTGTTAAATAATTTGTCAAT GGAAATTGCAGATGCATTTCGGGAAAATGATGTCATAAAAGCAGAAACTCTTCTTATACGAATGAAGTATTATGATAGTATACATACTAGATTAAAAAACTTAAAACATGATTTAGGTATAATAGaatga
- the LOC143342663 gene encoding dual specificity mitogen-activated protein kinase kinase 4 isoform X2 produces the protein MTDNRGNFSIPTNQSSSRTFNSLRLDFGSISDVQNELSDKRRQLKSSFQTQGSDMSFTNSTNSSISNSTGATACPPILPLPLPKLPLRPRSIIPQDLPDKTRDKLRMCQSMQSTGKLQLSPNVVYDFTSEDLQDVGEIGRGGFGTVNKMIHRISDTVMAVKRIRSTVDQREQNQLLMDLEVVMKSNECPCIVQFYGALFKEGDCWICMELMDTSLDIFYKFIHEVLKERIPERILGKITVATVKALNYLKEKLRIIHRDVKPSNILLDRHGNIKLCDFGISGQLVDSIARTRDAGCRPYMAPERIDPQRARGYDVRSDVWSLGITLMEIATGYFPYPKWNSVFEQLYQVVQGDPPRLSPNENGNHFTMDFVNFVNTCLIKEETQRPKYNKLLEHPFIRKAEEDTVDVAAYISGVLDNMVLRGLTPFTTNRH, from the exons ATGACAGATAATCGAGGGAATTTCTCAATTCCAACGAATCAAA GTTCCAGCAGAACATTTAATTCTCTCCGTTTGGATTTTGGATCCATCAGTGATGTTCAAAATGAACTGTCag ACAAGCGAAGGCAACTGAAGTCCAGTTTTCAAACGCAAGGAAGCGATATGTCGTTTACTAATTCAACAAACTCTTCCATTTCCAATTCGACCGGAGCAACAGCTTGTCCACCaat TTTGCCTTTACCTTTGCCGAAATTACCATTGAGACCACGTTCTATAATTCCGCAAGATCTCCCTGACAAAACAAG GGATAAACTACGAATGTGTCAGTCGATGCAAAGTACTGGAAAATTACAGTTATCGCCAAATGTGGTATACGATTTCACTAGCGAAGATCTTCAGGATGTAGGAGAAATAGGACGAGGGGGCTTTGGCACTGTAAATAAGATGATTCATAGGATAAGTGATACTGTTATGGCTGTGAAG AGAATTCGTTCTACGGTGGATCAACGGGAACAAAACCAACTACTAATGGATTTAGAAGTTGTAATGAAGTCTAATGAGTGTCCATGTATCGTGCAGTTTTATGGAGCTTTATTCAAAGAA GGTGATTGTTGGATATGTATGGAACTTATGGACACCTCATTGGATATATTTTATAAGTTTATTCATGAGGTATTAAAAGAAAGAATACCAGAACGTATTTTAGGAAAAATTACTGTCGCTACGGTAAAAGCATTGAATTACCTCAAGGAAAAGTTAAGAATAATTCATAGGGATGTAAAACCTAGTAATATTCTATTAGATCGGCACGGTAATATAAAACTTTGCGATTTTGGTATATCTGGACAATTGGTAGATTCTATTGCCCGCACACGAGACGCTGGATGCAGACCATATATGGCC CCAGAAAGGATAGACCCTCAGCGTGCAAGAGGTTATGATGTTAGAAGCGATGTCTGGTCATTAGGGATTACGTTAATGGAAATTGCAACTGGTTATTTCCCATATCCAAAGTGGAATTCAGTCTTTGAGCAGCTTTATCAAGTGGTTCAAGGTGATCCACCACGGTTATCCCCAAACGAAAATGGAAACCATTTTACTATGGATTTTGTAAACTTTGTCAATACATG TTTAATTAAAGAAGAGACGCAACGGCCAAAGTACAATAAATTGTTAGAGCATCCTTTTATCAGAAAGGCAGAAGAAGATACGGTCGACGTTGCGGCGTATATAAGTGGCGTTCTCGATAACATGGTTCTCAGGGGATTGACGCCTTTTACTACCAATCGGcattaa
- the LOC143342763 gene encoding uncharacterized protein LOC143342763 isoform X2, which produces MAEKCKECGCKCANCTRNNQQHNDMHLHVEIENLRQHLMERDNHIATMETQFLNEADKFPNGELASMKEELLIWQEKYSRLHDAHKRIQKVNQNLEDKLLRIVDKCETEKSAFTKDIATLSHRLADANYTIHRLTQDNENYRNDVNLAIQLLHCKPSNFVGQKYDSLPTEVQAKVRTYVAQKKRTNDAPPDVKSITVPISTFPPTAMVYNVTKPALDKLSDDDSDDSKPPVDVVSAAIMAKVLEDREKERIFSKHCDTCTCHRSILMVDAETQTNVQDVFSCNDCALKYAQNVEKYSDNMKNTDTTCQNKESQHSMLHITYHEVNENVSNNKMQYQSNCTKTTSSHNLCTKDKFVSRNGNVVESVKEDGRVNPNTKASLNKKNSLRRSDLQIQSVFQNQSANATKQIMPQKISNMCTNNKMNSDKGKQVKPYKKCESQIDSTFNSSHWKNLEKKSSSHSHIVPENSNSYFDGKEQSPIDIINDRLWKNEWTKLKSQTNKDSKNINKVYSDIEIDIINDRVWKNDKSTEEIHLPAQLTLIEVKNIDNNSNQNDPRQMEVATSPSFSSDSIVISTSDPSSSSSDVVQSLSGTNLHNVVNSKPSNQNRITGPRNCLVRVTPGSKNILLDNAGHYKTVLYTSGSNKQSTGLIQSKELSRSGSERSISTSSEESSPILLHDNNQLQRVAEWVQSSVHMDNSVSGYTKLKPNENITNKRSLLYSNESQTKSKPFEDAARLHENTQEKNKCK; this is translated from the exons ATGGCTGAAAAATGTAAG GAATGTGGGTGTAAATGTGCAAACTGCACTCGTAATAATCAACAGCATAATGACATGCATTTACATGTAGAAATAGAAAATTTGCGCCAACATCTAATGGAAAGGGATAATCATATTGCTACAATGGAGACACAATTCCTAAATGAGGCTGATAAGTTTCCAAACGGAGAATTGGCTTCGATGAAGGAAGAACTTTTAATATGGCAGGAAAAATATTCAAGATTACACGATGCTCACAAACGTATTCAGAAAGTAAATCAAAATCTGGAGGATAAATTATTGAGGATCGTAGATAAATGCGAAACAGAGAAAAGTGCATTTACCAAGGATATTGCAACTTTATCTCACAGATTGGCTGATGCGAATTACACTATACATCGTTTAACGCAAGACaat gAAAATTACAGAAATGATGTGAATTTGGCGATACAACTTCTTCACTGTAAACCTTCCAATTTTGTTGGTCAAAAATATGATTCT TTACCTACTGAAGTACAGGCTAAAGTTAGAACATATGTTGCACAAAAAAAACGTACGAATGATGCTCCTCCCGATGTCAAAAGTATTACAGTACCAATTTCAACGTTTCCACCAACAGCTATGGTGTATAATGTAACTAAGCCTGCACTTGACAAACTTAGCGACGATGATAGCGATGATTCTAAGCCACCGGTAGACGTTGTCTCTGCCGCAATAATGGCCAAAGTGTTAGAAGACCGAGAAAAAGAACGAATATTTTCAAAGCATTGTGATACATGTACTTGTCATAGGAGCATTTTGATGGTTGATGCTGAAACTCAAACAAACGTGCAAGACGTCTTTTCTTGTAACGATTGTGCTTTGAAATATGCGCAAAATGTAGAGAAATATTCAGATAACATGAAAAATACCGACACAACTTGCCAAAATAAGGAAAGTCAACACTCTATGTTACACATAACTTATCACGAGGTAAATGAAAATGTTAGTAATAATAAAATGCAATATCAGAGCAATTGTACAAAGACTACTAGCAGTCATAATTTATGCACAAAAGATAAGTTTGTAAGTAGAAATGGTAATGTTGTAGAAAGTGTAAAGGAAGATGGTCGTGTAAATCCCAATACAAAGGCtagtttaaataaaaagaaCTCGTTGCGTCGTAGTGATTTGCAAATTCAAAGCGTGTTTCAAAATCAGAGCGCAAACGCGACGAAACAGATAATGCCTCAAAAGATAAGTAATATGTGTACTAATAACAAAATGAATTCTGACAAGGGAAAACAGGTGAAACCGTATAAAAAATGCGAATCACAAATCGATAGTACATTCAATTCAAGTCATTGGAAAAACTTAGAAAAGAAATCCTCTAGCCATAGTCATATAGTTCCTGAAAATTCCAACAGttatttcgatggaaaagagcaAAGTCCCATTGACATCATTAATGATAGATTGTGGAAAAATGaatggacgaaattaaaatcacAAACTAATAAGGACagtaaaaatataaacaaagtcTATAGCGATATAGAAATTGATATTATTAACGACAGAGTTTGGAAGAATGATAAGTCAACGGAGGAAATCCATCTGCCAGCACAGTTAACTTTAATAGAAGTGAAAAACATAGATAACAATTCAAACCAAAATGATCCTAGACAAATGGAAGTTGCCACTAGTCCAAGTTTTAGTAGCGATAGTATAGTAATTTCAACTTCCGATCCCTCTAGCAGCTCTAGCGACGTTGTTCAGTCTCTTAGCGGAACGAATTTGCACAACGTCGTTAATTCAAAACCCAGTAACCAAAATCGAATAACTGGTCCAAGAAATTGTCTTGTGAGAGTCACACCGGGATCAAAAAATATTCTTCTAGATAATGCTGGACATTATAAAACTGTATTATACACTAGTGGAAGTAACAAACAAAGTACTGGTTTAATACAGTCGAAAGAATTATCTCGATCCGGATCAGAAAGATCAATTTCAACCAGTAGCGAGGAAAGCTCTCCGATTTTGCTACATGACAATAATCAATTACAAAGAGTAGCTGAATGGGTTCAGTCATCTGTACACATGGACAATTCTGTGTCAGGTTACACGAAATTGAAGCCTAACGAAAACATAACGAACAAGAGATCGTTATTGTATTCAAACGAGTCGCAAACAAAGTCCAAACCGTTCGAAGACGCTGCGAGGTTACATGAAAATACTCAAGAGAAAAA caAATGTAAATAA